The sequence CAAACACacctctccgccctcctcaAAGGAAATTCTTTGGACGTCTTGCAGCGAGCTATAGGCGTTCATACATAACCGCGCAGATCGGTGTatctatatgtgtatatgcccgcggaggggcgggggggttgacagcaggcgcgcacAACACATAGATCTTCTGTTCGCACGACTATGTAATCCGAGCCTGAAATGAGGCTGGATGGGCTACACATGTGCGCAGATATGTACACCCTGGAGTATACAAAGACGAAAATCATAAATACAAGGCCGGTTTGGCAAAGAAATATCCCCTGTACAGGTGTGCCATGAGTAGATACCGGATTTTGATGAGGCTTGCATGACTGAAATAAacacaagaaaaaaaaaatacAGACGAGAGATCAACAAGAAATGAGCcaagaaaaagagagcgcCAGAAAGATCACAACTGCATTTTTAAGGCTTGTGACGGAACGAAGATTTGGCTTTGATCTTTTTTCGACCAATGTTAGACAAGTTGAGCTCTGCCCGAGGCTGAATCCGCTCTGGTGCCGGCATGCCTGTTTTAGAGACGACTACCAGAAGGAGGCAAAGACTCTGCAGGAATGAAGGCGTTGAAGAAAGACGGGCCTGAAACCCTTCTTGAACTTCCCCTGAGGCGAGACCTTTGCTCGTTTCCAATGGAGGCTCTTTCTTTTATCCTACTCCCGCGTCATGAGAACTGGAATGCAAGGCACGTCCTCTCTGAGAGCTGATTTCGTTAGCCCAAAGAACAGATCGTGCACTTGCGAGGCGCACAGGTCTTCCTCCTTTGCATCTCTCCACCGGATCCTGGGCCTGCGTTTCAACGCCACACGTGTTGACGCTGCTGGAAAACCTGCACTCAAAAGCGACTCCCAGTCGCCCTTCTGAGAGAGGAGGATGCGAAGCTGGAGGCTCGCGCTTGCTGCTTTGCTACAGTGCCGCTCTCTGTGAGGTCACCTGACTACTACGAACACGTGAGACCCGAAGTCTCCTCAGCGGCCACCTCCACGTTCTGtgcagaggacggcgagagaaACATCCTGCAGTGAACAAGCCGGACTAGGGATGCCGCCGGTCCAGGCCGCGGTGCGCGCCGCTCCTGTAAGTCTCTCAGTCAGTCGAGACGCACGAGCGAGCGtggcgagacgaggaagtTGCAGGGGTTGGAGGCGGATTTCGCCGTGGCCGTGGGGTCGTGGTACTTTCGTATCGCCTGGAAAGTCGCTTCGTCGGCGAACAGGCGAAGGTGCGGCAGGACGTCTTCGACGGTCGCTCGCATCGCCGGCTTGGGGCGAACCAACATCGAGAAAACCAGACGAGCTGCCTCGGCGCAGAGGGGGAAGCGCTGGTGCTCGCGGTCGAGGCCCAGAGCCTGTCGGGCGCAGCGGACCCAGTCTTTGGGCTCCACCGCCCaaccctcggcgccgcgaaagTCCAGGGGACCCGGACCGAGCGGCGGCTTCATCACGTCGACGACCCGCCGTCCCATCAGTACCTCTGTGATGGAGAGGCCAGCCCCCCACGCGTCGGACGGGAGACCGATGTCCACCTGCTTTGCGGCTTCCAGGTTGCGTTGCTTCTTGGTGTGATACTCGAGAACCTTCTGCTCGGGGGACTCGTACCACGACGTCCCGCCGGTGAAGTCCTTTGCATGCTGCATTGAGGCGGTGCCAAGGTCAATGAGCTTGACGTCCAGCAGTCGCTCGTTCGAGTCCGGCGCCGCGTAAAAGTCGAGCACGATGTTGTCAGGTTTGATGTCGTTATGGCGAATGCTCAGGCGGCTGTACTGCGCGATACGCTCCATGGCCAGGAGACACCACTGCAGCTTGTGCTGTTCGTACAGCACCGCTGTCCGCGCGTTGAAGGTCGAGGTGTGCTCCGTGCGGATGACGTCGAAAAAGTCGGGCCCAGAGAGCTTGCGGGTCACCAACACCGACATGCCCGGGTTTTTTTTGTCGAGGTAGTAGCCAAACATCTCTGCACACGGCCACGCGTCTTCCAACCGGTTGTACGTCTTGCCCTGCATGAGTTGAGCGAGCCGctggtatatatatagatgaCACTCGATCTCTCGCTTGAtgctgcggccgtcgcggaTGTTGCCGTCTTCAACAAACTTGAGCGCGACAGGGAACGCGACCTTGGGCTCCACGGGCGAGAGCCAGACAGCGCGGTGCACCTTGCGTTTGCTGCTGTTTTGCGAGATCACGCGATCCACGTCGCGCGGCCACAAGCGAATTTCCGCGCGAGGGTGCTGCGCACCTtgcagaggcggaaacgAAAACATTACTGGACCCATGGGGTCATACAAACGGCGGTATAGGCACGTGGGAAGTGGGTCGGGGCCGCGGTAGACGGCCAAATTGCTCGTTCCCTCCGCGACCGGAACGATACTCTCTGCCGCGACTTTGGGACCTGAagtgcagcagacgcaggcgcacgcgagaagCGTATGTTCGCCTGTGCTTCTTCGCAAAAGCACGCAGTGGAGCGTGCACGAGCAATTCCTTGGAACCAGGCTCCCCACTCACTAAGCGGTGCGCCTCTCTAGAATGGCCCTAGTCTCGGGAACCTACCAATGGTCTTGTGGGAGCTTCTCTTTGCCGAAGGCGTCGCACCTtgcgaagaggaaagaccCGACAGGCTGACGTCAGAAGCCTTTGCTTGGCTTGTACCTGTACAGAAATACAGACGGCGTAGGTCACACGGGTTCGCGAAGTGAAGGACCGTGACCAGCGCTTCCGGTCTTTGACATGCTCGCACATGTTCACATGCTGACCCCTGCCCCCGCGCACGCTGATAGAGGCCTACGAGACAGTCTCCAGAGGTCTGAGCTCCGTAGAGCAAGCCAACTGAAACTCCGGCAACGTCCAgctcgaggaggagagagtAGGCGGTACCTGTGGATTGTTTCGCTGGGTCAGTGGACTTCTTCGTGGTGTCGCAGGAGGCTCCCCTGCAAAAGCTGCGACAGGAGACGGAGGTGGCTGAGCCGGCGCCGACAActgaaggcgcggcgctcgcggccgcgcggtcCGTGCCTCTGATGGGGTTGGAACCGCCCAAGAAGGGCGTGGAGGACCCGCAGTTCGCGCCCGGGTCCGGAATGCCGAGACCGACTCCACCGGCGGCCATCATGGCTTCAGTCAAGCGGTGACTGCGGGCATTCCCGAGGATCGGCACAGAGGCATTCGCGCAGTcagagccgctgctgctgaccCCGAACCACTGATCGAGGGCGCGTCGCACGGCGCCGACAGTGGAGTCCGCGGGCAGACCGAGGTTGTCAACCCTGTGTTGGCAGCTGCCTGGCGTGGTCAGGTGGGTGCCGATGCGCGTGCTCgctgcgccagagagaggctGCGGGGAGCCGGCGGACTTGCACAGAGACTCGGGTGTCTTCGCGTGGAGGAAGAGCCGTGGGTCCTGAGCGATGCCTGAGTTCaacgcgctcgccgaggcTCCGGAATACGAGAGGAGGCGATTGTCAGGCGCGTTGAGACCGGACGTCCAGACTCCGGAAGACGAGTTGCTCTGACTGGCTCCAGCTGCAGCAAGCAGCCCACGGACCAGAAGCGGCCCATTGACTTCGGCCAAGTTCGCTTGGCTTCGCATGGAGAcaccggcgctgcggctcgacgaggaggcgttGCGAGTCTGGGCTCTGAAGCGCTTCTGGTGCGCCGAAGCAGAGCCGCCATGCCGGAACATGCCACCCTCGTGCGACGCCGTGCCATCTTCCACGCCAGATTCGctcccgctgcagctgcaccaAACCCCCTGCGAAGCAGATTTGTCGTTTCCGTCT is a genomic window of Besnoitia besnoiti strain Bb-Ger1 chromosome IV, whole genome shotgun sequence containing:
- a CDS encoding hypothetical protein (encoded by transcript BESB_054170) — its product is MASPSFRVAPEAAGSGASLGSTKLLPSPLHADHDLLASKKAQALFNSQKSTASALGISTRSTALYSSDSGALNNSANSLNSSTGFDSTGVQSLTCSNAVAPTLQAGIMVEPNVADAPVTPTRAAAANHGATMVTPTNQRDGNDKSASQGVWCSCSGSESGVEDGTASHEGGMFRHGGSASAHQKRFRAQTRNASSSSRSAGVSMRSQANLAEVNGPLLVRGLLAAAGASQSNSSSGVWTSGLNAPDNRLLSYSGASASALNSGIAQDPRLFLHAKTPESLCKSAGSPQPLSGAASTRIGTHLTTPGSCQHRVDNLGLPADSTVGAVRRALDQWFGVSSSGSDCANASVPILGNARSHRLTEAMMAAGGVGLGIPDPGANCGSSTPFLGGSNPIRGTDRAAASAAPSVVGAGSATSVSCRSFCRGASCDTTKKSTDPAKQSTGTSQAKASDVSLSGLSSSQGATPSAKRSSHKTIGPKVAAESIVPVAEGTSNLAVYRGPDPLPTCLYRRLYDPMGPVMFSFPPLQGAQHPRAEIRLWPRDVDRVISQNSSKRKVHRAVWLSPVEPKVAFPVALKFVEDGNIRDGRSIKREIECHLYIYQRLAQLMQGKTYNRLEDAWPCAEMFGYYLDKKNPGMSVLVTRKLSGPDFFDVIRTEHTSTFNARTAVLYEQHKLQWCLLAMERIAQYSRLSIRHNDIKPDNIVLDFYAAPDSNERLLDVKLIDLGTASMQHAKDFTGGTSWYESPEQKVLEYHTKKQRNLEAAKQVDIGLPSDAWGAGLSITEVLMGRRVVDVMKPPLGPGPLDFRGAEGWAVEPKDWVRCARQALGLDREHQRFPLCAEAARLVFSMLVRPKPAMRATVEDVLPHLRLFADEATFQAIRKYHDPTATAKSASNPCNFLVSPRSLVRLD